A region of the Hylaeus volcanicus isolate JK05 chromosome 5, UHH_iyHylVolc1.0_haploid, whole genome shotgun sequence genome:
ATCCTAGTTACAGAATCTCGATAACATCGGAACGCGCCGAGGTACCAGCTTTTGTACAAACTGGATTCTCCGTTACATTCATCTCTTCTCACGACACGGCGGTGGAGTACTTGGAAGCCAACAATCCAAAAAAGATCGTCTTGACTTTGACCAAAGGAAGTACGAAGCATTGCGTTACCAATCCTGGAGCGTACACCTTTACGCCGAAAAGTTGTCACGTGTACGATTGGTCGTCGCATACTTGGGATACTAACAGCCTTTCTCCCATTTTGTTGCATTCAACTGAACATAGTCATAAAGGGAACATTCAAAGTGCTTCCGCGTTGGATGGAGTCAAAGTGGTAATCGAAAATGGCGGTGAAGTGATCACGTAAGTGAACGAACATATAAACCACTTGTATTACTGCTATTGTATTActgtttaacaaattattttttaacagtcTGGGCCCGTTGAAACCCGTCCAGCATGAAAATCTGTACAAGTACGACTTCGAGTTCAAAGCAAAGActgataatatttatacgataACGCCCTTGTCGGACATCCTTCTATTTAGTCCTCCGTCGTTGAAGGTATTGGGAGTCAACGATTGTCAAAATGACATCGCCACGTTTATCGGCGATTTGGGAAAGGTGAGCAAATGTTTGCCATTGATTCGTTGCAgcttaacaattttatttattacgtatCGCGCAGATCATTGCTGGCAAGATCAGTCCGCCTTTGGAAGGAGTCACCGTGCAGATATTCGGAAGCGACAAGAATTCTCCCATACACACGTTGGTCACTCAGAAGGATGGAACTTACAATATCGGTCCTCTGGATGGGAAAGTGGACTACAGGTATGCAAAGAAAGACCTAAACTGTTTGCAGACTtgcgtatttttaatttttgtttctttgttaaGTGTCGCCGCGGAAAAAGAAGGCTTTGTCATCACAGGACCTGATGCCAACGGAGTCTTCTTAGCTCACAAGCTGGCTGAAATTATCGTGCAGGTCTCCGATCAGGCCGACAATATCTCGCTGCAGGTGCGTTATCGAAATGAAACTGAAGTATAAGTTAGATCACCTACAGGCTCCTTTTATTTGTTCCATAGGGCGTTCTTCTTTCCCTGTCCGGTGGACAAAGTTACCGAAGGAACAGCATAACAGGCGAGGATGGCAGGTTGATCTTCAATTCGCTGTCCCCCGGGGAATATTATCTGCGACCAATGATGAAGGAGTACCGTTTCGATCCTCCGTCGAAAATGATCAAAGTCGTAGAAGGCGCGACCGTTACGGTGAATCTATTCGGAAAGAGGGTCGCGTTCAGCGCGTATGGTTCGGTGACGTCTTTGAATGGAAAACCCGAGGCTGGGTTGCTGGTTGAAGTCCAAGGCCAAGACGACTGTAGCAATCTACAGGAAGAAGCGACCACCGAGGAGAACGGGAATTTTCGAATCAGGGGCCTTCAGCCAACGGTATGCAATGTCTAATTCCTTCCTCTATCGTTTACCTTTTCCCTCGTACAtgttaaaatcattttctttttacagtgTACTTACTTGTTCCGTCTGAAACCAAACGCCGAGGTGAACGCGCATATCCAACGCACGAGCCCCGACTCCATAACAGTGAAGACCGGAAAAGACATCCACGGTCTTCGGTTGGTCGCGTTCCATCCGATCTCTCGCACCGACGTCTCCGTGCACGTCGTATCCGCCCAACCAGAACATTATCGTACCCTCAAGGTGAAACTGTGCAGGGAGGATATGCCCGATTCCCCCATCCATTCCACCAAGCTGGAGGCTCAACAGTCGAACAAGATGGGCACCAACTACAACGCAGGATTTCTCGTCCATCTACCCCCGTTGCAAGCCGACGGGAAGAAGTACTTCGTGCAGTTGGAGTCGTCGTTGTCCCAGTCTATGCACAAATACAAGACCGTGCCGATCTACTTCGAGGCTAACTCGTCCTTCAAGTACGTGAAGCTGACGTTCAACGCCGAACGAAAGGTGGATCAAAGCGACATGAATCAGACTTCGGTGGTCGCATTACCTTTCATAATGTTGGTGGCGTTCGCGTTCCTGAATCGCGAGAAGATGTGGACGTGGTTGAACGCGCTGATCGAGAGGCGGTCGAAACCAACTCCTAGCTCGAGAACCCCGATACAGGCGGTTCCCATCGACCCAAGAGCGGACGACATTATCGTCGAGCAAATAATGAAcattaacaaaagaaagacCAAGCCACGCAAGAcgtaatcgatatttttcggTTACCATGGTCGCGGCACCTTCGAGAATCACTCGTTTTAAGATGGTTTTGAACTCTAgctatttaaacaaaaaaagaaagtggaTTTTTCGTTGATTTGCATGTATACTGCAATCAGCTCGTCGAATCGAACCGTGTTTCACCCGAACAAGCAAGTACCCCTCTAAGACTACGAACTCtaggaaaatgtaaaagaaaaatcaattttgtggAGACACTCTATGCTAGGTTCACACTGTAAATATCACACAGGATTTAACGTAAGTGTTCGTCGTATGTGATAAACTggaatgtatgtattttcaaCGAATACGCCTTCGCGAGTCACCATCGTTTTATTATACGTTATATATGTTTTCAATTCGTTACTGAATTATACGTTGACATGTTTTAAAGGTTTCGTCGTACTCTTCTGTCGTCCACGACGAATCATTCCTTCCGCTCGCTGTATACGGTGCTGCATTTTCAACGCATGTTTTCAGTCCTGGGCGTCGACGATGACTTTCATGGAGCGATAAATACCTGCAGGAACGGAAACAAGAAGAACATCTTTTACTAGAGGAAAAGCAGTTTccttggaaaaattgaaaatcatcgACCCAACTTACCATGGGATTTTCGTTGTACAAGCACTTCATGAAATTGAAGGCTTTGTCGCAGTTATCTTTTCCAGCTAAAAGTAGAATAAGCGTATCGTGATCTATTTTACAAAATGGAGACTCGCAAAGTTACCACGATGGTACGTACGAGGATCAACGCAGGTGTCGATCATGTCGAAAACCACTTCCTTGTAAACTTCTGGTATTACTTTCTTCAACATATTGTACTTTATCTTACCAGTTTTGTCCATCTGTTCAACAAAAAAACAGGATAGTTATAATAACGACGGCGTGGATGGGTACGAACAACCGACCATGCTGAATTTCTCTAGGCAGCACTTGAAGTAGCACTTCAGGTTGTTGTCGTCATCGGGCATTACACCGTATTCAAAGTCCTCGATGGCCTCTGTAAAATGGAAGGGGTATATATCGTACGTTCAATCAGTCGATAAACTTTACTTACTAAGAGTCGTTTTGGTCTCCGCGATACATTTCTTCCTTATGCCTGATGTCATTTTCCGGAAGTCTTCGGGATCAGCCTAGTTtaccatgaaaaaaaaaatatgtatatatatatatatagattgaAAGAACTTGAAGGAAATTAAGTGGGTTATCGGTATTCTATCTCACAGAGGTACTTACCGAACCAACACCAATCGCAAAGGCAAATGTAGACGTTATGACGCATAGAAAAATCAGAACGGATTCCGAAGTCATCATTCCTTCGCCCGAAACTTTGGAAGGTTTACACATAAAAACACCAAACAGACTGTGCTGCTTCCACCGATTGGcggaatatatacatatacacgaGTGTGATTTTGAAGGCAAATGGGAAATAATAATCGGCTGGCAAGAATGTAACCAGCAGGTAGTGTCGTCTACAAGTAAATTGCATCCGTTTCTCGCATCCTTTAATTGTCGAATGAACGCACATGATCGCCTTTGTTCGACCAGGGCTGCTACAAATATTAGCGACGAAACTTACAATCGACGAGTAATATTAGAGCGttccagaaaatattgcgTATTCGGAAACCTTGGTTCGTCAACGATAActataatatcaattaaaaggATACAATGTAAACGCAAGGTGTAATTAACCATCCGTACGCGGATGCTATTATATGAAAGGAAGTTGTTAAACGGCTCACTTACCTGTAATGCAACAGTTGATGCTCTAAACGAAACTTTGTTAATTACGGTATCCCTCCTCGGACATGTTTAAGTTTCTTGGAAACTGTGGTCTAGAAGGTGGAGATATTTGTCTCTTAATTGCAGGTTGAAGATCGTTTATGCAACTTTAAGGATAAGAGTTCGATAACACGTCGATTATACCAGGAGATACGCTTAAATTGCGAAAGTTATTCAGGAAATAGGAGAGGAGCGgtttttatttggaaagttttatttaaaacatttttcgatatcttttgtactttatatatagttaaaaaaaacatttctttctgtATTGTTCAAAGGTCAACTAAAGCAGCGGTAGTTGGAGATATTTCAAGGTTGGTCTCTCCCCGATGTCGCTTCTCCTCTTCCCACTTCTCGATCGAAATCGAGGTGCGAGGAACGTAATCGGTGGCTTCGCTGTTTAGGCGCGCGTGAATACGTCGATTAATCAATCAACAAAACGTGTTAGACTACTCGCTCTATTTCTAACGCGATCTCGCGCTCGAACACGACCTCAATTGATAATTGGAGCGCCTCGTCATCGGAAGTTGCGATCAACTCGAAACACGGACAATCAAATCTTCCTATATTTCTCAACCGTCAACGCTTCGTATCGCCCCTTCCTCGTACCCTTTATTCAGATTCGAGCGACGGACTATGGAGTAATGGACGAATTGGCCAAGTActggaacaatttttgtacgaagaattcatcaaaatttcattacctAGAGATAACTAGTTCTTGGAACGTAATCTGTTAACGTACTTCCGAGAAACGCGTGTTACTCTATGGTTAGAGAGGGGGTGTACTGATTAAATTGGCAGTAATTTAAACGTCAAGTGATTCggacgttttattttattggcgTCTCGTGGGAAGGGCTGTATACATCGAAACAGGTACAGTTCCATTACATggtaaagtgaaaaattacTGGACACAGGTTTCAGGGCGTTCGACGAACCATCTTTGCGTgcgtcgtttttttttcatctcgttttatttgtttctccCGTTCTGCCCATTAAAACAAGTAGTACGTCTGAAACGATAAAAGAGATGCTTTGTTAACATTCGTACTCATCCGAAtcattgtatttctttttttcaaggaTATTTTTCACTCACCCGCGGGGACAGAGACGCGTAGCATTTGTTGAACACGTACGCGTACTCGCAGTTGTCGCCTTGCGCTGAAGAAACCATCGGTGCGAATTAATCGAGTGACCATGCTcaattcgatcgatcgcgtgTAATCGACAATGGAAAATCATTACGCGTCGTGCACCGACGGTGTAAACGTaacgaaaaggaagaaaatttcgaCGACGCCTGATCGATCGACGAGAACGAAAaggagaaataataaaaaatgtaaggTAGATACCGATATATTTACCCAACCCCTTGCATTCGCTGATGGCGGTCTGGACCTCCGCCCTGTACGCTGGTATTCTTTGAAAGAACGTGAGCATGCCGTTCAAACTGAGCTCTCTCTTGTCGTCGACCAGGCCGAATTGTTCCCAGAGGCAGTACATGTAACACTAAACGGAAACGGTAGTTTATCTATATTGGATAGAAACGCAGAAAACGCGAAATGTAAGAATACATTTACCTTCAACTGGTGTGTCTCGGGCCACACACCGTTCCTTACCGCCTCGATGTCCACTGAAACAACATGTTATAttactatttctttaaatttcaacgCGACGGACGATTACGGATATTCGTTTATGGTTAAAATTACTAATCATAGCGCGCGAGTACCTGTCGCTACTTCTGTCTGCGTTTGACAAGCGTTCACAACACTCGCCGCGGTCGAGATCATCTTGTCAGAGACGAAACTCGGTCGTGTCTACAAAAACGTATAGTTTTAGTTGAAATCGAATAGATCAGAGGTTAGATTAAATCGAGAATCGATGGAACTTGAACGAACATCGGCCCCTTCGCTATGCAACACGTTAGCTTTCATATCGTACTCGGATTAATCCCGATAGCTCGATCGATGGCGAATTTTCTCTACGCTGGAAGCGAGATTTACTCGAAGGTAACCACGGCTACCGTACAAACAATACACGACCcacgattttattcgttatctaatgttaaatgtaatttttcagAAACGAGACAGCCACGCACTCGGAAGAATGGATAGCATCGTTAAGGGGTTACTACGGTGCGGCGGGCTGAAAAGTATATTTGATTATTCGATACTTTCTCTATCAACGCGCGTAGagtaatattcatatattcgttatcgaatattaaattaaattgtcatGGTctctataatttttcaatatttcaaaattctatcGTATTTTAGATTCTTGGCCTGTTGTAACCCCTGAAGAGGAATACACGATTTGAAAGAAATACGCCTGGCAATGATACGTACCCCGCAATGAACCGTCAGCGGCTGGATCGAGCACAGAGCCAGCAAGGGTACGAGGAACGAGAACCCCATGATTCGCATCCGATTACGTCGGTTCTCGCCAAGTCGAGTGACCAATCGATTTCCGATCGTCGGAACACCACCAGATACGATAACGATTCCTAACCGCGAGTTCTTGCTGCCCGGAAATCCGCGAGAATTTTGCGAGGATCTCTCCGGAGCAACGCGATTCGGTGAAACTCGACACGCCTCGGTTTGGCTCGGGTCGGGGGTGGAACACTCGGCGATGCGACGCAAAGCGCAGCTCGTTTATCAGCGCAGATAACGCGCTTGTAAACTTATAGATACTGATCACGCAGTATCTGCAAGCTCCTGCAAGCGCGAGGGCGCGGCTAAAGATCGACTCGACGAAGAGATCTCTAGATGGAATCTTTATTCGTTCGAATGTCGAACTAGTCGAATGCGATGCGAATATTGAATAGTACTACTCAAACGTATTAATTGTAACGATTCATCGTCGTATCTAAAATCTAGAAAATCTAGAAAGTAAACAAGTCAACGCTCCCTTTGAGCTGCACACATGCACAGGGACGTTAGCATTCCCGGGCATTGTCGAGTTATAAATCTTTCATGTTATTCGCGAAAGTTCCTCTTTATTGATCCAGATATCATTGCTCCATTCATAGTTGCACGTAGCACGTGATACCATCGCGAGTTGTCCGTCATAGGGTGGTCGAATCTTTAAATTCTAGGTCAGGGTGTAGCACGTATAAACGCAGGTTGATTGGCGGATGTTACCAGTTTACGATCTGTCGACCCTATACATGTAATCTCTTCTTTGATGCCGTTACATTTTCCGTTTAGAAATAGCAACAGGACAGGAATTATTCGCCGTTAGATGaagtacgaattagaaaaaacACGAGAGTATTCATGAGTATTAATTTCACACTTCAAACGACATCGTTCGGATTAATTTATTGTCTTATACTGCATTGCCATAGGATTGACTGCTACGCGATAGACAGATAGGCGCGATAGgcgttttatttcatataatttgaTACAAAAACAATATATCGCAAGTCCCGATTCTCTGTAATGTTTAGTTTAGAagttatatttacaataataaatttcgagGCATTTGAccatgtttttgtttaatataatttatcagaaaataatataaaaaacatttagcttataaattatattcacgAATATGGTATTATCATACTTTAAATGAACACAACTTCTAAACTAAACGTGGTAGAGAATTATGGTTTGTCTGTGGAATATGGTTTGTCTTGGAAATATGGCATTGtctttttttatacagaaTGTCCACGCTAAAGTGTGACTTTAGAAAGATGATGACTTGATGACTTTGgaaacatatttcaataactattgatgatacgaaaaaattgtttggatGTAAATTGCCGGAAACAATGGGCTCTATATTGTAgcgtaaacgaaattatttttatattattaatttaaagatatGTTGGTAAagtgtcgtttttttttaaatggaatcaTGCGTTAGTGCTTTTCAAGGAGAATTCATTGACTCTCTATGTAtttactcgatttttattagttttcaagatgtaacgcttcgaaatttactgattttcagGGGAAAGGTATCGTTTTGAGTTACAAGTCGTAAAAGCGATCCTATTGTTGCAGTGTTTGACTCTGCCCTTTGAAACCGATAGCAAGAAACATGGAAAGTATTGTCCATCACGGTCTACCTTTGAGGATGCGGCAAACTTACACCGTGATGGACAATACTTTCCATGTTTCTTACCGTTCGGGCCTGCCTTTCCGAGCGTAGACCCTTGTTTATCGGTTTCAAGAGGCAGAGTCAAACACCGCAACAATTGAGTCGCTTTTACGACTCGTCACTCAAAACGATACGTTTCCGccgaaaatcagtaaatttcaaagcgtcatatcttgaaaactaataaaaatcgagtaaaTACATTAACGGTCAATGAGGGGTCCTGTGCGcctgggaaaatatttgagctCCGTGCTCTACATATAacttaaaaacatttatttcttaacaaTTTACTTCTTGAATGTGTAAACATTAAGGGTCAATGAATTCCTCTTGAAAAGCACTATCGCATAATATCCTAaataatatatagttccatttaaaaaacgacaCTTTACCAACatatctttaaattaataatataaacaaaattagattATAAGATTACTAGATAAGGAAAAGGGGATATAAGACAAGGGAAGGGGAGACAAATCTAAAAACCCATAAAGGtatggcaataaaataaacaacaacaaacaaataatataaacaaaatttcgtttacgacACAATATAGAGACCATTGTATCCTGCAATTTACAATCTAAACAATGTTTTcgtatcatcaatagttattgaaatatgcgtcAGTCACACTTTagcacaccctgtatattaaataaaaattcggtCAAATCCACGAAAATCGTAATAGTGCCAGGAgattaaaaacattcaaaattcGAGTCGATGAACTTCAGCTTATCTACGAAGTTACGAGGGAACCAATTTTGTGGGTCAATATAATTCCGGCGAAGGTGGGCGAACATACCCGAGCTAACCCTGAATAACACGCGTCGAGTACAGTCGTCCGTCAAAATTATTGACCATCGTCGCACTCGCCTCCATCGAAATTGTAGCTAATACGTAAAACATCAGTGCGTCGTTATGAAGGAAACGTATATAAACGGTATCGTTTCCATGAAATCTCTGCAAAGTTGTTTAATATCTGGCCGAGACTCGTCGTTACGCGAAATGTCACTCGTTTGACATAACCTTCTCGCTGTACATACATTTCCCGCTGCTCGGTAGTACAGTCGACTGATTTTCTATTGACGGGACTCCATTGTGAACCTTCTTTGACGAAAGAAACGAGCACGAATTTGTGAAGAACACGTTTAGCTCTGCGTTCATCGAGTTCTTTGGATTCATCTCCGTTCCTTAAAATGAAACGGAGTCGATAGATTCCTCGAGGATGAAGCAATTTCGAGGGACTGTACGGTCGATGACACAGTACAGTCcaccgaataaaaattgacgatgCCGGTGCATTATCGGGACGATATTCTGACCGAAAACGTTTCGTGTCTTAGCTGAAGACTTTTACCATTTTACGACAGCTCGGAGAATGTTTCCCAAGGAggaaaaatcgtttcgaaaacgatgctcgaatggaaattgaaaGTTCCCGTGACACGGAGCGAGGACAAAAGAATCTCGACGGGACTGTACAGCCGAAGTTGTATTGACTTAAGTGTTTTCTTCGAGCGAGTGCTTTTCGTCGAAAACGAGACATATAAGGTGTATCGACGGTGAAATTACAAGGTTTCGTCCATGCGTTGCAACGTCCACCGTGCGATTTCCATCGAAACGAAAGTTGTCCGAGTAAATTCTTCGAGCGAAATCGTGTTCTGTAAACAACGCAATTGCATTCCGTCGACGCTAAGGTTTCGACCTGTCCGAGCACTTCTGACACGGTGCGATGTCGAAGAcgagaaagaaacaatatttttcgaaaagcGTTCGCGGCGGGACCTCGATCGTTAGATAAGATGACCAGGCGGATCGTTAAAATTCGGAGATCCCGCGACAAACGGAAAGGACGATTGCACGGggctaattaaaattttgaaaaactttcGGATAGAGCACTGCCACTGTCACGTGGTCTCTTCTATTCGTACGTCAGTTTTcgcgtaaaatttaaaatttttcacgGGTCTTTCTTGCCGTACATCTTtcttccaaaataattttaataactaaTCGAAATGGGGAAAACGAGAGGAGTGCACGAAACGACCCCGGAATTAAGAAATCGAATGGTGGGAATGTACGAGGCTGGTTTGGGTTTGCGAGAAATCGCGGCAGCCGTCAATTGTTCGgcaagtatatttaaaaaattgtattatgaaTCAATCTGGTTCATAAGCAACCGATAATATTACTACTATGATTTCAACTGTTATACTTATCCTCCCTCTGTTGCTTCCTATTTTTTCAGCAACGTACAGTGAAGAGGTGGTTGAACAGATTCGATAAAGAAGGCACTGTGGAAACAAGAGAACGATGTGGACGTAAAAGAGCCACCACCTCAGAACAAGATGAAGCTATTATACGGCTTGCCACACAGACACCTATAACAGCTGCTAAAGCTGTTCTTCCCGCTTTGGGACTCAACTGCTCTGTAGACACTATAAGAGAAAGACTACATAAAGCAGGAATTCACAATTGGAGTCCCTCCCGGAAATACATGCAAAGAATTCCACTTGGGTTGGTTCTTGgacacttgaattttttatatttatttgctagtccgattcaattttaaattctctaaTTTTTGTCTACAGCGACACGGATGGTGTTGCTATTCAACAACCTGTATGGAGGCCCACTGGAACGCAGTTAGGGAAAAAAAAGTCTTCCAAAGATTCTAgtaaaaacgataaaaatacagGCACGACTAAGAAAAAGAATCCCTCGTGGAAAATTAGGGCTAAAGATGTATACGTAGGGGATGGTGCTCCGGTAGAAAACGCAAAACAACCAACCGAACAGcaggaatttatattttcgcaACAAAATGCTCCTCAGCCTCAAGCTACCGAAATGCAGTCGCCATCCCAACCGTTACCTTCGAATCAAACGGAATTTGGCAACGCGTTGAGTTTAGTTCACCAAGATCAGCCCGTTTACCAACACCCTGGTTTGAATATCTCTCAAAATTGGCCGCTGGATTTGGTGCAAGGAAGTCATCATTATCCGCAGGTTTGAGCCCTTtgttcaaagtaaaatttacgCGGACATTCATCCCGTCGTCGGACTCTAGCTTCTCGGAATTTTAGGGCCAACCTAATCTAATATCTTACGAACAACCTTTGTCGCAGCAGCTTCAGGAGTTACGTACGCGTCAAGAGCAACAGCAACATCACGAGCAACAAGTGCGACAAACGATTCCGGATCAAACGCATAGTCTCGATCAGCAACGTCAACTCAAAGTAGAGCACCAAATTCAACATCAGCAGCATCAAGACCATTTACACTTACAATTAGCTAGTCCGCAAACCAATACAAACACGAACTCCGATACCTTTAACTCTTGTAGTTCTCAAGACAGTAACCAGTCTTCTAGCGGTGAACTTAAGCAAACCGAGAATACGGCGAAGCCTGTGAAGATGGAACGAT
Encoded here:
- the LOC128876944 gene encoding general odorant-binding protein 69a-like, with translation MCKPSKVSGEGMMTSESVLIFLCVITSTFAFAIGVGSADPEDFRKMTSGIRKKCIAETKTTLKAIEDFEYGVMPDDDNNLKCYFKCCLEKFSMMDKTGKIKYNMLKKVIPEVYKEVVFDMIDTCVDPPGKDNCDKAFNFMKCLYNENPMVFIAP
- the LOC128876945 gene encoding general odorant-binding protein 69a-like isoform X1 — protein: MRIMGFSFLVPLLALCSIQPLTVHCGTRPSFVSDKMISTAASVVNACQTQTEVATVDIEAVRNGVWPETHQLKCYMYCLWEQFGLVDDKRELSLNGMLTFFQRIPAYRAEVQTAISECKGLGKYIAQGDNCEYAYVFNKCYASLSPRTYYLF
- the LOC128876945 gene encoding general odorant-binding protein 69a-like isoform X2, with the translated sequence MRIMGFSFLVPLLALCSIQPLTVHCGTRPSFVSDKMISTAASVVNACQTQTEVATVDIEAVRNGVWPETHQLKCYMYCLWEQFGLVDDKRELSLNGMLTFFQRIPAYRAEVQTAISECKGLAQGDNCEYAYVFNKCYASLSPRTYYLF